The following nucleotide sequence is from Cercospora beticola chromosome 2, complete sequence.
TCGGAGAGACAAATTGGCAAAAGTCCATTTACCAGCACCCAGAAAGGCAGGGACGGTATGCAGAGCATGCATACGACAGAAAACACGATATATACAGCCTCGGTGTATGCATCTTGCAGGTCCTGCTTTGGCAAGTATTCGTCCAAGAAGCGACTGGAGCACCTGACCGGATTTGCGATCTCTTCGAAACATATGCGCTGAATCGCAGCGGGTATAGCGATAGCACCGGAATTCCTGAAAAATATCGTGGCAACACGCAGAAGATCACCAGCAAGCCATGGGCAACGCAGGCAATTTGGCGGGAGATCGCGGTAGGCGAGCTGGACGACGTGAAGTTGACTCGCTTAGTGATCAGATGTCTGGAGAGCGATGCGGCGTATGCGTTCCGGGAGGCGAAAGATGTAGTCAAGCAACTGGAGGTGTTGCTGAAACAAGAGCAGGATGGCTTGAATGCACCTTCGTACACCACATTCGGGGCATAGCTGAGTTTTGATGAATTGACAGGGCGGTCGATGGAGGCATATGAGTGAGTTACCTGTGTGATGTCTGGGCCGCGGAATAAGGTTCTGGGTTTTCGCGGAACCAAAGTGGATTCCATATCCTTGTGATACATTGATCGTGCCTTCCATTCGAGACACAAGATTTTGCTAACCCGCTATGCCAATATCTCCCCGCGAAGAAGGGTATCTATATGCTCACAATATTCACTTCAGAAATGCGCTCAAAATATGCCGAAAAAAGAGAACCCGAAATGCCTCAGTCGCAAATGCCGCAAGCGTAGGCTGTACATCGCAGAAAACGAAATCCTCATGATGCTGGTTCCTCCCGCGGCGCAGCAGATATTAACCTCTTCCAAGCAACCCATATCCTCTTCCACTTCGGTACTGTAGCTCTCCCAGCCTTGACACGGTAGCCCGGCCTTCGCAGCTCACGTCCAATCTGCATATAGCTCTCCACAGCGACGCGCATGGGCGCTCTAGCGGCTTTGGGCAGCTCCTCCACAGCCGGTATCGCATCGTGGTAATACTGGAACGCACGATCAAGAAGACGACCTCGTATGGTCTCAACTTTCTTCCAGAAGAAATCGTCGACTTTGCCTGTTGTGACGAGGCCGGCGATGAAGGCCTCAGGTGTGAgtttctccttcttgagcCAGGATGGAGGGACGTAACAGCGGCCGATTTTGGCGTCAACAGACAGGTCACGGGCGATGTTCGTGTATTGAAGCGCGATACCCATGTCGTGGCCGCTTTTCATAAGTTTGCGGGCTTGGGACTCCGAGGTTCCAGGATTGTGGTGGAGGACGAGTTGGATGCAGAGAAGGGCAACAGTTCCTGCAACACGTGCTCCGTAAAGGTCAAGATCTTCTTCGGTCTTGATTGGTCCAGAGCTGCCTTTTCCGGATTTCTGGTTATTGAAGGTGAGGTCCATTTCGAAACCTTTCAGCAATTCGTACAGTGGCTCTTTGCTGAGGCGATGCGTAGGAAGAAGCATCAGTGCGAGTTGCGTTTCGGGCGGGAAGTTGTGCATGATGTAGAGCGTTGCTTGGCCGCGGTTCATATCGTTGCTGGGGATGATGTTGCCGGCTCCGTCCTTCTCTGCTACACCATATGCCAAGTCGAGGTACTTTGTCAGCTTCTTGACCCATTCCCTCGCCTCTTTCTCATCTTTAGCATTATCGATCAGATCATCTGCTACACGGCAGAAGGAGTACAGTATGATCAGATCGATCCTCAATCGTCCTTGGAATGTACTAGATGCCAAGTAAAagctcctgctcttcctttTCAATCTTGCAACACTCTGCTGCAAGCCCAATATCCGGTCATCGTCGTacgcagcagctggaaggagaagggcCTTGACCAATAGGACCGGGCTTGGCAATTGCGGAATGCTCTTGAAATGCGCCGGGAAAGCGTTCAGCACAGCAACCGCATTGTCGAAGGCGACAAGTCCGAAGACAATGAGGCAAtttgtcaagaagaagaatatggCCTCCTCGATCTCTAGATTTGGCCAGAGTTCCCTCCCAGTCTTTGTGCCTTGCGAAATGACCCAGGTCCCCCTCTTCAATGCCAGCGTGTCCACGACCCAAAGATATACAGTCGGCAGAGCGATAGAAAACCACGTACACGTCAATGGCAGATTGACAAGTAACTGGTATGCCAGActccacaacagcagcaggaatgGCAACGCCCAGACCAGAATCAGCCCCAAGTACGTCTCTTCCTTTCCTGCGCTCACAAAACTAATTCCCTGCCTCAGAGCCAATCCCAAAGCCATCTGCCCTCCCCATCTGATATACTTCCATTGCTGTCCAATTGTCCCTTTGTCCTCTTTTGCCAATAACGTCTCCTTCAGCACAGCCTTACTCGTGAGCAGGTACAGCAACGACGTATTATAGGTCTGAATCacaaagaagaagacctcTTCAACCGGAATATCGTAGATTTTCCAGCCTATCACGACGTTCGGAGGGTAGGACCAGATGTTGGTCCGGATGAGATAGCTGTCCCATGGGATCGTAGAGACGACGGCGAtggtgatgaggaagaggattttGTAGGTGTCGAGCTTCGTCCATAGAGGGAAGTAGAGGGCGGAGAGGAGAGCGGCGGGCGGAAGGGTGTAGGTTAGGTGGCTGCAGGCAGAAGGTTAGTGGGTGCCGATCTCTTCAGGCAGGTGAATGAATGATGATGCGGACTTACACCCACGCGTATTCGTAGCCCATGGTAACGGTGTTGACAGTGTTGAGAGTGTACACGGGTATCCAGCTCCCCGCGAGCTGGGACCGGCTGTTATGCGGTGAGTGCAACgagtgtggtggtggtggtggtgttgattAGTGGTGGTGATATTCCATGCATGCGCCTCGTTCCATTACGACAATGATGTCGCTGCCAGCAAGtctctcctcgtcctcgggcTCTCTTGTGTCCGCGCAGCCCGCATTGTTCGCTGGAGGCAGGCCAACTTTTCCCAACACCGCCACTCGCGAGACTAATTCGACAGCCCGCGCAGGAAAATCCGCGTCGCGCCGGCAGCCGTGGATTTGCGTTGAGGCGAACTGGCGAAGTGGATCCCGAGGTGGATGCACGATGCTGCAGATTAATGCTCCGACTTCCGACATCACGCTTGCTTGACCGATGAATTGAGTCTCGCTGTAAAAAGAAGCGAGACAAGTGTGGCGCTATACCATCTCTTCTGCCTCGCAATGTTCGAAAGCGATCCGAGCGGAAGTCAGTTCCTAGCTCTCCGCGTTGCTGATGTCATTCGACAGCTCTGCCCATCGAAATCGATCTGGTTGTGCTTGTTGCATCATGTTGTCGCGAGACTCGTGGTGTTGCCGCTCTCGCCGTCGCCTCACCACCGCTACGCGCCGGCCGTGAGCGGAGCTTGACGTGCCGTGGACGCACATGCTTGTTCGTGCAACAAGAACCAGCTCTCATCACTGCCCTCGCCCATGTTGTTGGAAGTGCATGTGATAACTCGATCGACCGCAGCAGCTTCC
It contains:
- a CDS encoding uncharacterized protein (antiSMASH:Cluster_2), with the translated sequence MGYEYAWVHLTYTLPPAALLSALYFPLWTKLDTYKILFLITIAVVSTIPWDSYLIRTNIWSYPPNVVIGWKIYDIPVEEVFFFVIQTYNTSLLYLLTSKAVLKETLLAKEDKGTIGQQWKYIRWGGQMALGLALRQGISFVSAGKEETYLGLILVWALPFLLLLWSLAYQLLVNLPLTCTWFSIALPTVYLWVVDTLALKRGTWVISQGTKTGRELWPNLEIEEAIFFFLTNCLIVFGLVAFDNAVAVLNAFPAHFKSIPQLPSPVLLVKALLLPAAAYDDDRILGLQQSVARLKRKSRSFYLASSTFQGRLRIDLIILYSFCRVADDLIDNAKDEKEAREWVKKLTKYLDLAYGVAEKDGAGNIIPSNDMNRGQATLYIMHNFPPETQLALMLLPTHRLSKEPLYELLKGFEMDLTFNNQKSGKGSSGPIKTEEDLDLYGARVAGTVALLCIQLVLHHNPGTSESQARKLMKSGHDMGIALQYTNIARDLSVDAKIGRCYVPPSWLKKEKLTPEAFIAGLVTTGKVDDFFWKKVETIRGRLLDRAFQYYHDAIPAVEELPKAARAPMRVAVESYMQIGRELRRPGYRVKAGRATVPKWKRIWVAWKRLISAAPREEPAS